One bacterium DNA window includes the following coding sequences:
- the meaB gene encoding methylmalonyl Co-A mutase-associated GTPase MeaB, whose product MYQKLINEFLMSLVKTDAAVNRRLLAKMLTLIENEVPDTKTLLDGIVGKVGHAYRIGLTGPPGAGKSTLVNAMAKSLVSQNKKIGIIAVDPSSPFTGGAILGDRYRMSEIGVHPDIFIRSMATRGSTGGLVRTSSHVADVMDAAGMDYIIFETVGVGQSEIDIVEHADTTVVVLVPESGDGVQAMKAGLMEIADVFVINKSDRAQADLIKRELEAAIELRPHDDDTWLPKVIKTIATTQEGIDGVVDQIELHLRYLGDAGRLEKRRKERIRKELIRLVDERVKDEWHRRNFASAITDHVDKIYKQTESAVTAADAIFKILLQS is encoded by the coding sequence ATGTATCAAAAATTGATCAACGAATTTTTGATGTCGCTTGTGAAAACCGATGCAGCGGTTAATCGGCGGCTTTTGGCCAAGATGCTGACGCTGATCGAAAATGAAGTGCCTGACACAAAAACGTTGCTTGACGGTATTGTCGGAAAGGTCGGTCATGCGTATCGCATCGGTTTAACCGGTCCTCCCGGCGCGGGTAAAAGCACGTTGGTCAATGCTATGGCCAAATCGCTGGTTTCTCAAAACAAAAAAATCGGTATCATTGCCGTGGATCCGTCGAGCCCTTTTACGGGAGGTGCGATACTTGGTGACCGCTATAGAATGTCGGAGATCGGCGTTCATCCGGATATTTTTATTCGCAGCATGGCTACGCGTGGCAGTACGGGAGGATTAGTTCGTACGTCTTCGCATGTAGCCGATGTGATGGACGCCGCGGGAATGGATTACATTATTTTTGAAACAGTCGGGGTTGGACAATCTGAAATTGATATCGTCGAGCATGCAGACACAACGGTTGTAGTGTTAGTACCTGAATCCGGTGATGGCGTTCAGGCAATGAAGGCGGGATTAATGGAGATTGCTGATGTGTTTGTAATCAATAAATCCGACCGCGCTCAGGCTGATTTGATTAAACGTGAATTAGAGGCGGCGATCGAACTTCGACCGCACGATGACGACACGTGGCTTCCTAAGGTTATCAAAACGATTGCGACAACTCAAGAAGGGATCGATGGGGTTGTCGATCAAATCGAATTACATCTACGCTATCTTGGGGATGCCGGGCGGTTAGAGAAACGAAGAAAAGAGCGGATCAGGAAGGAATTAATTCGCTTAGTGGATGAACGAGTCAAAGATGAATGGCATCGTAGAAATTTTGCTTCAGCGATTACCGATCACGTCGATAAAATTTATAAACAAACGGAATCGGCTGTCACTGCCGCAGACGCCATATTCAAAATTCTCTTACAATCGTAA
- a CDS encoding MBL fold metallo-hydrolase has protein sequence MQIQFCGANKSVTGSQHLLTINGKRLLLDCGLFQGRRDEAFERNRQFPFEPASVDAMILSHAHIDHSGNIPNLVKQGFKGNIFCTAPTVDLCGVMLQDSAYIQQRDVEFVNKKLARKKQPLREPLYDIRDAQACMAQFVGLGYNRSFEPLPGIKATFLNAGHMFGSAMLRLEIKENGHTIRFGFTGDLGRQNLPIIADPDQLSNLDLLISESTYGNKLHDPAKEIEGRLVDVIHDAFKKSGKIIIPAFSVERTQEIIYHLNKLYERKLVPAIPVFVDSPLAVNVTEVFKMHPAYYDEEARQLLEQGDNPFVFEGLRYISKVEDSKKLNDLREPCIIISASGMCEAGRILHHLANNVENPNTTILIVGYMAEHTLGRKLVDKEERVKIFGEEYQLKAQVVKINSFSGHADKNDLLRFIKNIGRKTKVFLVHGEMPQCGPFAENLREEGFTSVTIPDWKEKVEI, from the coding sequence ATGCAAATTCAATTTTGTGGCGCCAATAAAAGCGTGACCGGTTCGCAACATCTTCTGACGATCAATGGGAAACGTTTATTGCTGGATTGCGGCTTATTTCAGGGCCGCCGTGATGAAGCGTTTGAACGCAATCGCCAATTTCCGTTCGAGCCTGCATCCGTAGATGCAATGATTTTGTCGCACGCGCACATTGATCACAGCGGCAACATCCCGAATCTGGTCAAACAAGGCTTCAAAGGAAATATTTTTTGCACGGCACCGACGGTTGATCTGTGCGGCGTAATGCTTCAGGATTCCGCCTACATTCAGCAGCGTGACGTTGAATTCGTCAATAAAAAATTGGCGCGGAAAAAACAACCTTTACGCGAACCCCTGTACGATATCCGTGATGCACAAGCATGTATGGCTCAATTTGTAGGACTTGGTTACAACCGATCCTTCGAGCCTTTGCCGGGAATAAAAGCAACGTTTTTGAATGCAGGACACATGTTCGGCTCTGCGATGCTTCGATTGGAAATCAAAGAAAACGGACACACGATCCGATTTGGGTTTACCGGGGATCTTGGCCGGCAGAACCTTCCGATCATCGCCGATCCTGATCAACTGAGTAATCTTGACCTATTGATTTCTGAAAGCACCTATGGCAATAAATTGCATGATCCCGCCAAAGAAATTGAAGGGCGATTGGTCGACGTTATTCATGACGCCTTCAAGAAAAGCGGAAAAATCATTATCCCCGCCTTTAGCGTTGAACGGACACAAGAGATCATTTATCATTTAAATAAACTTTACGAGCGCAAGTTAGTACCGGCCATTCCTGTATTCGTCGATAGCCCGCTCGCCGTCAATGTAACGGAAGTCTTTAAAATGCATCCGGCTTATTATGATGAAGAAGCCCGGCAATTGCTCGAACAAGGCGATAATCCTTTTGTATTTGAAGGACTGCGTTACATCTCAAAAGTTGAAGACTCCAAAAAATTAAATGACCTGCGTGAACCTTGTATTATTATTTCCGCCTCCGGAATGTGTGAAGCAGGACGCATTCTTCATCATCTCGCCAATAATGTTGAGAACCCGAATACGACAATCTTGATTGTCGGGTATATGGCCGAACATACGTTAGGAAGAAAATTGGTCGATAAAGAAGAACGGGTAAAGATTTTTGGCGAGGAATATCAATTAAAAGCTCAGGTCGTAAAAATCAATTCGTTCAGCGGTCATGCCGACAAAAATGATTTGTTACGCTTCATCAAAAACATCGGGCGGAAAACAAAAGTGTTCTTAGTACATGGCGAAATGCCTCAATGCGGCCCTTTTGCAGAAAATTTACGTGAAGAAGGATTTACATCGGTAACCATTCCAGACTGGAAAGAGAAAGTAGAAATCTAA